Proteins from one Clostridia bacterium genomic window:
- a CDS encoding TIM barrel protein: protein MVIFGPSGNSAIFYEEGYNSSLEMPEWLRNMELDAYEYSCARGVNIKHDMAEELGKIAKENNISLSVHAPYYINLASEEPHTIEKSFDYITKTARVAEIMGAKRVVLHPGSLGKLSRETAFENIKSNLNKVLEIINKKGFNVSLCPETLGKRNQMGTLDEVLELCLLDESLIPTLDFAHLHALNAGALKKKSDYEKVFDRLFTVLGEERGKIIHIHYSRVEFTVKGGEKKHWTYDDIEFGPEFEPLAECLIEYGVSATIISESRGTMAEDALKAKKIYNRIAEEHLSDLENL, encoded by the coding sequence ATGGTAATTTTTGGACCATCAGGAAATTCGGCTATTTTTTATGAAGAGGGCTATAATAGCTCTCTGGAAATGCCGGAATGGCTAAGAAATATGGAGCTTGATGCATATGAATACTCCTGTGCCAGAGGAGTAAATATAAAGCACGATATGGCTGAAGAGCTGGGGAAAATTGCAAAGGAAAATAACATTTCTTTGAGCGTGCATGCTCCATACTATATCAATCTAGCGTCAGAAGAACCGCATACAATAGAAAAATCCTTTGATTATATTACCAAGACCGCAAGAGTTGCTGAGATTATGGGAGCAAAGCGGGTTGTTCTGCATCCGGGCTCCCTGGGAAAACTGTCAAGAGAAACAGCCTTTGAAAATATCAAAAGCAATCTCAATAAAGTATTGGAAATAATTAATAAGAAGGGTTTTAATGTATCTCTGTGTCCCGAGACTCTGGGCAAGAGGAATCAGATGGGTACGTTGGATGAAGTATTAGAGCTTTGCCTTCTTGATGAGTCCTTGATACCGACCCTTGATTTTGCACATCTCCATGCACTGAATGCAGGTGCCTTGAAAAAGAAAAGCGACTATGAAAAGGTATTTGACAGACTCTTTACTGTTCTTGGAGAAGAAAGAGGAAAGATCATACATATACATTACAGCAGGGTTGAATTTACAGTAAAGGGTGGAGAGAAGAAGCATTGGACATATGATGATATTGAGTTCGGACCGGAATTCGAGCCTCTGGCAGAATGTCTTATTGAATATGGGGTTTCTGCTACGATAATCAGCGAATCAAGAGGTACTATGGCGG